The proteins below are encoded in one region of Epinephelus lanceolatus isolate andai-2023 chromosome 7, ASM4190304v1, whole genome shotgun sequence:
- the trappc11 gene encoding trafficking protein particle complex subunit 11, whose product MAGSQWELPPELCCRPMAFVALTGLDVVYNAVHRAIWDAFCANRRADRVPISFKVLPGDHEYPKCRTKRTSYEWYIPKGILKTGWMNKHLNLVPALVVLFYELDWDDPQWKEKQSECATKVEIVRTSLQGRNTKVAVVLIQKKTPLPPGEDLVASERAAALCNACDLSGKSLFVLPHTDHLVGYIIRLENAFYEHAQTYYYTEIRRVKSHKEFLNKTTHQLLFVRHQFKIAFFSELKQDTQNALKYYRTAYSLVHELRAHETNMLEIKTMAGFINYKICRLCFQHNTPLDAIAQFRKHIDLCKKKIGSAELAFEHAAWMSKQFQSFGELFDEAIKLGLTAIQTQNPGFYYQQAACYSQDRKQLAQQLCQAGVSHPPSEPVDTQSGGLDFYGQRPWRQGHQSIDPPDAEKEKSGILALQIKERDVPHSELIIALLSNAVAQFKKYKCPRMKSHLMVQMGEEYYHAKDYTKALKLLDYVMCDYRTERWWGLLTAILTTALRCAYLMASVKDYIIYCMELLGRASTLKDEQKSRIEKNLIKVLMNEVPDPEPECDQSSASAARALWNDRMALSGSNEFTIEVQDYIPFIQCKAKFQSPSFHVDQPIQLQVFLRADCPHPVSFNKLAVSLSNQEYNQWCVVEPSGQESMSLLPGKTKCYNFSFVAKTEDVGKKIEMTGIEVMLGSDSGRCVFLSWRGAGGDAASTHEALQASRSSRRWGRGLDTRQELDWDSLTMQHSTMIISRVPKISVQLSHQPPALNNEMYCISLIVQSQEEGVAKDVKLTAGLKPGQDANLGQTTHVTLDGSKVCDDTAPGLLPDVPLGDLKPGQKLERCVYVKCVSTGPRVFLFHVAYSIDTTVEGRQIVCKCHKDETVTIETVVPFEVSVKFMSTKFEPLDRVAVDIPFLLMTDVLSTSPWPLLLASSSLQLITMTTNTPQLQSQLQDVVLQTDECASECFCLRCPPVTSSNNTVATGQYLISWRRKSASADSPLIQTTVTLPHVILESVPLYIHADLPSFGRVRESLSVRYHIENRTALVQEVEMAVEPSDAFMFSGLKQVRLRILPGSEQQMLYNYYPLMAGYQTLPQLNISLPRCLTTNTHTLRRFLPQRIFVKPQGRQLDDASIAAA is encoded by the exons ATGGCAGGTTCCCAGTGGGAACTTCCTCCAGAGCTTTGTTGTCGGCCAATGGCCTTCGTGGCTCTCACCGGTCTGGATGTGGTGTACAATGCTGTGCACCGGGCCATTTGGGATGCCTTCTGCGCCAACCGGAGAGCTGACAGAGTTCCTATCTCTTTCAAAGTCCTCCCAGGAGATCATGAATACCCCAAATGTCGCACTAAG cGAACATCCTATGAGTGGTACATTCCTAAAGGGATCCTGAAAACAGGTTGGATGAATAAACATCTGAACCTGGTACCAGCTCTGGTTGTTCTATTCTACGAGCTGGACTGGGATGACCCACAGTGGAAAGAGAAGCAATCTGAATGTGCAACTAAAGTGGAGATTGTCAG GACCAGTCTGCAGGGAAGGAACACCAAGGTGGCTGTGGTTCTAATCCAGAAGAAAACTCCTCTACCTCCAG GAGAGGACCTGGTAGCatcagagagagcagcagctctCTGTAATGCCTGTGATCTGTCTGGCAAGAGTCTCTTTGTGCTGCCACACACTGATCACTTAGTGGGCTACATAATAAG GTTGGAGAATGCTTTCTATGAACATGCTCAGACATACTACTACACTGAGATCCGTCGAGTCAAATCACATAAAGAGTTCCTCAACAAGACAACACATCAG ctgctgtttgtcagACACCAGTTTAAAATTGCCTTCTTCAGTGAGCTGAAGCAGGACACCCAGAATGCTCTCAA gTATTACAGAACTGCGTACAGTCTTGTTCATGAGCTGAGGGCCCATGAGACCAATATGTTGGAGATCAAAACTATGGCTGGATTCATCAATTATAAG ATCTGTCGTCTGTGTTTCCAGCATAACACTCCTCTAGATGCTATAGCCCAGTTCAGGAAGCACATTGACCTGTGTAAGAAGAAGATTGGCAGTGCTGAGCTGGCATTCGAGCACGCAGCATGGATGTCTAAACA GTTCCAGTCATTTGGTGAGCTGTTTGATGAAGCAATAAAGTTAGGTCTGACAGCCATCCAGACACAGAATCCTGGTTTCTACTACCAGCAAGCTGCCTGTTACAGCCAGGACAGGAAACAGCTGGCACAGCAGCTTTGTCAG GCTGGAGTCAGCCACCCCCCCTCCGAACCAGTGGACACCCAGAGTGGGGGACTGGACTTCTATGGCCAGAGACCTTGGAGACAAGGACACCAGA GTATTGATCCTCCAGATGCTGAGAAAGAGAAGAGTGGGATTCTGGCCCTGCAGATCAAAGAGAGAGATGTACCACATTCT GAGCTGATAATAGCACTTCTCAGTAATGCTGTCGCCCAGTTTAAGAAGTACAAGTGTCCTCGAATGAAGAGTCACCTCA TGGTGCAGATGGGAGAAGAATACTACCATGCTAAAGACTACACCAAAGCCCTAAA GTTGTTGGACTATGTGATGTGCGACTATCGCACAGAGCGATGGTGGGGCCTCCTGACAGCCATATTGACCACCGCTCTGCGCTGCGCTTATCTGATGGCCAGTGTTAAAGACTACATCATATACTGCATGGAGCTGCTGGGCAGAG CTTCAACCTTGAAGGATGAACAGAAGTCGAGGATTGAGAAGAATCTCATCAAAGTCCTGATG aacGAGGTCCCTGACCCCGAGCCGGAGTGTGATCAGTCCTCTGCCAGTGCAGCCAGGGCGCTGTGGAACGACCGCATGGCTTTGTCTGGATCAAATGAGTTCACTATAGAAGTGCAGGACTACATCCCATTCA TCCAGTGTAAGGCCAAGTTCCAGTCTCCCAGTTTCCATGTAGACCAGCCCATCCAACTGCAGGTTTTCCTCCGAGCTGACTGTCCTCATCCTGTATCATTCAACAAGCTGGCTGTCAGCCTCAGTAACCAG gagtACAACCAGTGGTGTGTGGTGGAACCTTCTGGGCAAGAGAGTATGAGCCTGTTGCCAGGAAAAACCAAATGCTACAACTTCAGCTTTGTGGCGAAGACTGAAGACGTTGGCAAGAAGATAGAG ATGACAGGCATTGAGGTGATGCTGGGCAGTGACAGCGGCCGCTGTGTGTTTCTGAGCTGGAGAGGTGCGGGTGGAGATGCAGCCTCAACCCACGAAGCCTTGCAGGCCAGCAGGTCATCCCGTCGATGGGGGCGGGGTCTCGACACACGTCAGGAGCTGGACTGGGACAGCCTGACCATGCAGCATAGTACCAT GATCATCTCCAGAGTCCCAAAGATCTCTGTTCAGCTGAGCCACCAGCCTCCTGCACTCAACAATGAAATGTATTGCATCAGCCTCATTGTCCAATCCCAGGAGGAAGGTGTGGCGAAGGATGTCAAGCTGACAGCTGGCCTCAAACCAG GCCAGGATGCCAATCTAGGCCAAACCACGCATGTAACACTCGATGGCTCAAAGGTTTGTGATGACACTGCACCTGGCCTGCTCCCTGACGTTCCTCTAGGAGATCTCAAACCAGGCCAAAAG tTGGAGAGATGTGTATATGTGAAATGTGTGTCAACTGGACCACGGGTCTTCCTGTTCCATGTGGCATACAGCATCGATACCACAGTGGAAGGACGTCAAATTGTCTGCAAATGTCATAAG GATGAGACGGTTACCATAGAGACGGTGGTCCCATTTGAGGTGTCTGTCAAGTTTATGTCCACCAAG tttgAGCCACTGGATCGGGTAGCCGTGGACATCCCCTTCCTGTTGATGACAGACGTCCTATCAACGTCACCTTGGCCTCTTCTGCTCGCTTCCTCCTCTCTTCAGCTGATAACTATgaccacaaacacaccacagctTCAGTCACAGCTACAGGATG ttGTTTTGCAGACAGATGAGTGTGCCAGTGAGTGTTTCTGTCTCCGGTGTCCACCAGTGACCAGCAGCAATAACACTGTGGCTACAGGGCAGTACCTGATATCATGGAGGAG GAAGTCCGCCAGTGCAGACAGTCCACTCATCCAAACTACAGTCACTCTACCTCACGTCATCCTGGAGTCTGTCCCTCTTTACATCCACGCTG ATCTACCATCATTTGGGCGAGTCAGAGAGTCTCTTTCAGTTCGTTACCACATAGAGAACAGAACAGCTCTGGTGCAGGAGGTGGAGATGGCTGTTGAACCGTCTGATGCCTTCATGTTCTCTGGACTCAAACAG gtgcGTCTGCGTATCCTCCCTGGCTCAGAGCAGCAGATGCTGTACAACTATTACCCACTGATGGCTGGTTACCAGACTCTACCACAGCTCAACATCAGCCTGCCCCGCTGCCTgaccaccaacacacacacactgaggcgcTTCCTGCCCCAACGTATCTTTGTCAAG CCTCAGGGTCGACAGCTGGATGATGCCTCCATCGCTGCAGCTTGA